The genomic interval CCGATTCCGCCGGCGCGGCGTCGGCGGAGAGCCCGCCGTGGAAGCTGGCGCCGCCGACGATGTCCGCGCGGGCCTTCACCAGGTCGGCGACCGTGCTTCCGCCGAAGCAGAAGCCGATCGCGGCGACGTTCGCGGGGTCCACGCTGCCGGTGCCCTTGAAGGCCTCGAGCGCGGCCGTGGCCAGCTCGGCGAGGCCGGTGGACTTCGCCGCCCCGGCGAGCTCGCCGGCCTCCTCCGGGTCGTCGGTCCTCTGGCGGCCGCCGTACATGTCCGCGACGAAGGCCACGCGGCCGGCCGCGGCGAGCCGCTCGGCCTGCTCCACCGGGAAGGCGGTCATGCCCCACCACTCGGGCACGACGAGCACGCCCGGCGAGGCTTCGTCCGCGGCGGTCAGGGCGTCGTCGTAGACGAGCAGGCCGGTCGCGGCGACCCCGCCGGGGTTCTCGTAGGCGACGTCGACCCGCTGCAGCTCGGCCGAAGCGGACAGCGCGGCGATCCAGGTGGCCACGGCGGGGAGGGCGGGGCGGGCGAGGCGGCGGAGGAGGTTGGGGCTCATGCCGGAGGTGTAGGGGCGCCGGCGTCGGCTCTGGCGGCGGGCGGCGCCATCACCGGCACCGCCTTCGCCACGGTCACCACCGCGAGCGCACCCAGCAGGAAGGGCCACCGGCCGGCGATGAAGCCCGCCACGCCCAGGCCCATCGCCACCGACGCCGTCACCGCGAACCGGACCAGCACGCCGCGGTGCAGCGGCCCACGCCGCAGCACGCACAGCCACACGTAGGCCGGGAAGACCATCCCGTAGGCGAGCAGGAAGAGCCGGTACGCGGCCTCGCCCACCGTCGGCCCCGCCGGGCGGCCGGGGCCGGCGAGCCACGCCAGCCGGTGGTCGCCGAAGAGCACGGCCAGCAGCGCGAGCAGCACCAGCGCCGCGGGCACGAAGAGGTGCCGGCCGTCGGGGTCCAGGTCGCCGCGTTCGCGGAGGTGGCAGGCGAGCGTGAAGACGACCTGCACCAGGACGTGGAGCCCCAGCACGATCGACCACACGGGCGGGAGGGCCGGGTCCTCGCCGGCGAAGGCGGGGATGAGCAGCCCGGCGTAGAGCAGCGAGCCCACGATCATCGAGAGGAACACGCCGAGGAAGCCCAGCGTGAAGGCCGTGCGGCCCGTGGCGGCATCGGTCGCCGCGCGGGCCCGCAGGAAGGTCGCGTCGAGGTAGGGGCAGCAGGCGAAGCCCACCGCCGCCGCGAAGCCGAAGGCCAGCAGGGCCTCGGGGCCGAGCCGGTCGGGCAGCCCCGCCGGGGCCGCGAAGCTCGCCCCCAGCGAGGCGTCGGGCAGGCCCGTCATGAAGAAGAAGCACCCCCACGACAGCAGCGCCACGCCGATCGCCAGCAGCGGCAGCCTCGCCCCCCAGGCCCGCCGCCGGGCGGCGGGCAGGATCAGCGTCGGCACCGCCAGCGCCGCCAGCACCGCCGGCCCGAACAGACGGTACCCCAGCCAGAGCAGCACGAGCACGTGGAAAGCGAGCGTCACGTCCGTGAACCCGCGCACCGCCCCGGCGTGCTTCTCCCGCAGCGAGGCGGCGGCCTGCGGCGTCCGCAGCACCCACCCCATCGCCGCGGCGCCCGCCGCGTTGGGCGTCGCGAAAGCCACCCAGCCCCACAGGCCGAAGTCGCGGACCAGCAGCACGGGGAAGAACATCCCGATGATCCAGGTCCACGAGCAGCCCAGGAAGAAGGCCCAGAGCACGGCGGCCTCCGGGCCGCGCGGCGGGATCGTGCGGAGCGGTCGGTCGGTGGCGGTGGAGGCGTTCACGGGTCGGCGGGTCGTCCGCGGCCGGATCCGCGGACCGCGAGCGTAAGTGAGCCCACTCGGCCACGGTCCGCGGATCCGCCGCCGATCGGCGGAGCCGGTGCGTCATGCCGCGAGAAGGCCGGGGCTGCACCGGCGGGGTGCCTTCGGAGCCGCGGAAACGGGTGCAGCCTCCGGAGACTCGTTCCCTCGGCCGCTTCGCCGTGCAACCCCGCTCACCCCTTCAAGACGCCCTTCTCCCGGGCCTTCGTCTTCACCTTCCGGTCCCAGTACTTGCTCTTGGGCGTCACGTGGAAGGTGGCGATCGAGGTCCCCACCTTCTTGTCTTTCTCGTCCTTCTTCACCACCGCCTGCAGGATCGTCATGTCCACGGTGATGTTGAACTCGTCGCCGGTGGCCACCAGCGACGCGACGTCCTCGCGCGGCACGACCCGGTAGATCGCCGGCCCCAGGCAAGGCCGGCGGAAGGTGTACTCCAGGTGCTTGCACACGACCGTGTAGTCGCCGCCGGCCTCCTTGAAGATGAACATGCCGCCGGCCACCTCGCTGTTGGCGAGCAGCGCCGCCCCGGCCATCGCGTTGTACCAGTTCTTGTTGAAGCGGCTGAAGGGCACCACGCACTCGAAGGGGGCCTCCTCCGAGCCCCGCATCTCCGCCGCCTTGCCGCGGAACTTGATGCCGGTGCGGTAGGCGACGGGCAGGAAGAACAGCCCCATCATCCGGTGCCAGAAGTTGTTCTTCGTCGACAGGGTCGCGAACTTCTTCTCGGCGGCCTCGACGAACCGCTGCCGGAACTTCTTGCGGCCCTTGGTGACGTAATCGGCCTCGATGGCGGCCTTCTGCTTCGCGGAAAGCGGTGCCGGTGCGGCCGCGTCTCCGGCGGCGGGCTCGGCGAGGGCGGTGGTCACGGGCGGTCGCTCGGCAGGGTCGTCGGGTGCGCTGTCCACGGAGCGGGAGCCTAGAGCACCGCGCACCCTTGTCCCGACCGCCCCTCGCGCGGAGCGCCGCCCCGGCTCCGCGCGGGGTGCCGCCTCCGTTTTGGCCTCGCCGGGCGGGTCCGGGCCTACGCCGGCAGCGTCGGGGGCTTCACGACAGGTTGACGGGCATCACCACGTACAGGAAGTCCGGTCCGGTCCGCAGCACGCCGGGCTTGTTGGGCGCCTTGAACTCGAACTGCAGCTTCTCGTCGTCGACGACCTTGAGGGCGTCGAGCAGGTACGCGGGGTTGAAGCCGATCTCCAGCGCGTCGCCGGTGTAGTCGGCCAGCGGCAGGCTGACCTCGGCCTCGCCCATCTCCGGGGCCCGGCTGGTCAGCGTCAACCCGCCCTCGGCGAAGGCCATCCGCACGCCCTTGCTCTCCTCGTTGGTGAGCAGGGCGGCGCGGCGGACGGCGCTGATGAAGCCGTCGGTGGGGAGGGTCGCCTTCTTGTCGCCGTCCTTGGGGATGACGTCGCTGTAGGGCGGGAAGTTGCCCTCGACGAGGCTGCTCGCCAGCACGGCCTGGTCGGTGCGGAAGTGGATCCGGTTGTCCGCCAGCTTCACCTCGACCTCTTGCTCGGCGTCGTCGAAGAGACGCAGCAGGAGGTTCAGCGTCTTCGCCGGGACGATGCTGCTCTTCACCGCCTCGTCGCTGCCGCCGTCGGCGGCGACGCAGCGGCCCTTGGCCAGCGCGAGGCGGTGGCCATCGGTGGCCACCACCGTCACCTGCTGGCCGGCCCGCTCGAAGAGAACGCCGTTGATGGCGTAGCGGCTGTTCTCGCGGGCGGTGGCGAAGATGGTCTGCGCGATCAGGCGGTGCAGCTCCCCGGCTTTGATGCGGAAGTCCGCCTCGCCGGGAAAGGCGGCGACGGCGGGGAAGTCGCCGACGGGCTGGCCGAAGATCTTGAACTTCGAGTCGCTCCCGGTGACCAGCGTCACGTCGCCGTCGGTGGCGAGCGTGATCGTCGAGTCGATGGACTCCCGCACGATCGACGACAGCTTGTCCGCCGGCAGCAGGCTCTCCCCGGCCTCCGCGACCTCGACGCGCTCGCTGCGCAAGCGGACGCTGATCTCCGCGTCGGTGGCCTCCAGCGTGAGGCCCGGCTCGTCGGCATCCGGCGACGCGGCGGAGAGCTTCACGCAGGAGAGGACCGGCTTGGGCGTGCGGGTCAGCACGACGCCGCCCATGAGGGCGAGGGCATCGATGAGCACGCGGCGGTCGCAGATGACCTTCATAAAGGATTCCTTCCTGGTTTGGGCACGCTCGATCAGGAGCCAGCCGGGCGTGGAAACTAGCAGGCGGGAGCCCCCCGCGGGCCCGATCGCCGTTCAACCCCGCTTTCGGGGAAGCCCGTGGACGCGGCGCGTGGCCGCCGGGGGACCCGCGGGGCATGATGCGGGGATGACGCCGAAGCCCCGACCCGAGGCCGCGTTCCCCCCGGCGATCCTCGCCGAGGGCGTCTGCGTCGATCGCGGCGGGGTCGAGGTGCTCCGCGGGCTCTCGGTGAGGCTCGAACGGGGGGAGACGGCCGCGCTCGTCGGGGCCAACGGCAGCGGGAAGACGACCTTCGGGCGGGTGCTCACCGGGCACGCGTTCGTGCGCTCGGGCCGGCTGGCGGTGCTCGGCGAGACGCTCGGCCGCACCGACGTGCGGGCGCTGCGACGCCGGGTGGGCGTGATCCACCCCGACCTCTCCAGCGGCGACGCCCACACGCCCGGCGCCGTCGTCGACCGCGACCTCCCCGCGATCGACGCCGTCTGCACGGGCTTCTTCGGCACCGTCGGCCGCTACGACGTCCCCACCCCGGCGCAGCGCGGAGCGGCCGAGGAGCGCCTGGTCGCGGTCGGCCTGGCCGGCCGGCTCGGCCACCGCGTCGGCACGCTCTCCACCGGCGAGCTCCGCCGGCTGCTGCTCGCTCGGCTGCTGGTGATGGAGCCGGGCCTGCTCGTGCTCGACGAGCCCACCGCGGGCCTGGATCCCGGGGGCCGGGCCGCCTTCCTCGCCACGCTCACGCGGCTGCACGAGGGCCCCGAGCCGCCCGCCGTCGTGCTCATCACCCACCACGTCGAGGAGCTGCCGCCGCACACGCACGCGGCGTGGCTGCTGGAGAGCGGCCGGCTCAGC from Phycisphaera mikurensis NBRC 102666 carries:
- a CDS encoding dienelactone hydrolase family protein, producing the protein MSPNLLRRLARPALPAVATWIAALSASAELQRVDVAYENPGGVAATGLLVYDDALTAADEASPGVLVVPEWWGMTAFPVEQAERLAAAGRVAFVADMYGGRQRTDDPEEAGELAGAAKSTGLAELATAALEAFKGTGSVDPANVAAIGFCFGGSTVADLVKARADIVGGASFHGGLSADAAPAESGTYPPLALYHGGADPLVEPEALAGFVEACVAAGVPLTLVSYPEAKHAFTNPAADGYGMEATAYDAGAAGAAFAASDRFLDAVLGAGD
- the dnaN gene encoding DNA polymerase III subunit beta: MKVICDRRVLIDALALMGGVVLTRTPKPVLSCVKLSAASPDADEPGLTLEATDAEISVRLRSERVEVAEAGESLLPADKLSSIVRESIDSTITLATDGDVTLVTGSDSKFKIFGQPVGDFPAVAAFPGEADFRIKAGELHRLIAQTIFATARENSRYAINGVLFERAGQQVTVVATDGHRLALAKGRCVAADGGSDEAVKSSIVPAKTLNLLLRLFDDAEQEVEVKLADNRIHFRTDQAVLASSLVEGNFPPYSDVIPKDGDKKATLPTDGFISAVRRAALLTNEESKGVRMAFAEGGLTLTSRAPEMGEAEVSLPLADYTGDALEIGFNPAYLLDALKVVDDEKLQFEFKAPNKPGVLRTGPDFLYVVMPVNLS
- a CDS encoding ABC transporter ATP-binding protein is translated as MTPKPRPEAAFPPAILAEGVCVDRGGVEVLRGLSVRLERGETAALVGANGSGKTTFGRVLTGHAFVRSGRLAVLGETLGRTDVRALRRRVGVIHPDLSSGDAHTPGAVVDRDLPAIDAVCTGFFGTVGRYDVPTPAQRGAAEERLVAVGLAGRLGHRVGTLSTGELRRLLLARLLVMEPGLLVLDEPTAGLDPGGRAAFLATLTRLHEGPEPPAVVLITHHVEELPPHTHAAWLLESGRLSGAGPPAAVLTGENLTRAFGLRVRVRHAGGGFSLQAGAADTGPGSR